A genomic segment from Mobula birostris isolate sMobBir1 chromosome 31, sMobBir1.hap1, whole genome shotgun sequence encodes:
- the LOC140190910 gene encoding putative phospholipase B-like 2 has translation MSCCCCRCWQWCLWRLLRRCTALAERKVGCWSYLELGTNGTYDDRIQAYAAGVLEAEVTRPYIYVHWMNTLFHCCGSFKCQTAYCDKLKNYIETNLKWIEENLAEIPLADKDNKAYWHQKLDDSGEDAVPGSLAVCLQAPISLP, from the exons ATGTCCTGTTGTTGTTGTCGCTGCTGGCAGTGGTGCCTCTGGCGGCTCCTGAGACGCTGCACCGCTCTGGCAGAAAGgaaggtggggtg CTGGTCCTACCTTGAACTTGGTACAAATGGGACGTATGATGATAGAATTCAGGCTTATGCTGCAGGAGTGCTGGAAGCTGAGGTCACACGACCA TATATTTACGTGCACTGGATGAATACATTATTTCACTGCTGTGGATCCTTCAAATGTCAGACAGCCTACTGTGACAAGCTTAAGAATTACATCGAGACTAATCTGAAATGGATAGAAGAAAACCTGGCAGAAATTCCACTGGCAGACAAAGACAATAAAGCATATTGGCATCAG aaattggatgacagcGGGGAAGATGCTGTCCCTGGATCATtggctgtgtgccttcaggctcctatatctcttccctga